From the genome of Gemmatimonas phototrophica, one region includes:
- a CDS encoding M28 family metallopeptidase → MIRTATGTLAALVGTLLTAPLGAQPAADIPAKYRDIANRIIAAAQADSAGAWNRIAELTDRFGHRLSGSVALEQAIDWTVQTMTHDGLANVRKEPVMVPHWVRGEESLELVAPRMQKLPMLGLGGSIGTPAQGITADVMVVASFEELTQRASEAKGKIVLYDAEWRDYGYNGSFRRLGAIAAAKVGAVASLARAAGPYSMRTPHTGSMSYDSTVVKIPHASVTAEDAMMMRRMIARGQPVRVTLRMNAQTLPDAQSHNVMGELRGRERPNEIVVMGGHIDSWDVGQGAMDDAGGVVVAWEALRLLKKLGLTPRRTIRAVGWTNEENGMRGGNAYRDMHKQEPHQLAIESDGGVFNPLGFGFTGTPEARKAIEAIGSLLAPIGAGKIGPSGGGADIGPIMATGVPGMGLEVDGSRYFWFHHTDADTPDKLDPTEVQRCVAVMAVMAFIAADLEQSLR, encoded by the coding sequence ATGATTCGCACTGCAACCGGCACACTCGCCGCCCTCGTTGGCACGCTGCTCACGGCGCCACTGGGCGCGCAGCCAGCGGCCGACATTCCGGCCAAGTACCGTGACATCGCCAATCGCATCATTGCTGCAGCGCAAGCCGACAGCGCGGGGGCGTGGAACAGAATTGCGGAGCTCACCGATCGCTTTGGACATCGACTGTCGGGGAGCGTAGCCCTCGAGCAGGCGATTGACTGGACGGTGCAAACGATGACGCATGATGGCCTGGCCAACGTGCGCAAGGAACCAGTGATGGTGCCGCATTGGGTGCGCGGCGAAGAGTCACTGGAGCTCGTGGCCCCACGTATGCAGAAGCTGCCCATGCTGGGACTGGGTGGCAGCATTGGCACGCCGGCACAGGGCATCACCGCCGACGTCATGGTCGTGGCCAGCTTTGAAGAGCTCACGCAGCGAGCCAGTGAGGCGAAAGGAAAGATCGTGTTGTACGACGCCGAGTGGCGGGACTACGGCTACAACGGTTCGTTCCGCCGGTTGGGGGCCATTGCCGCGGCCAAGGTGGGCGCCGTGGCGAGTCTCGCTCGCGCGGCAGGACCGTACAGCATGCGCACGCCGCACACTGGCAGCATGAGCTACGACAGCACCGTTGTGAAAATTCCACACGCCAGTGTGACCGCCGAAGATGCCATGATGATGCGGCGCATGATCGCACGCGGACAGCCGGTGCGCGTCACGTTGCGCATGAACGCACAAACGCTCCCCGATGCGCAGAGCCACAACGTGATGGGTGAACTGCGTGGTCGTGAGCGTCCCAACGAGATCGTGGTCATGGGCGGCCACATTGATTCGTGGGACGTGGGTCAGGGCGCCATGGACGACGCTGGTGGGGTGGTCGTGGCGTGGGAAGCGTTGCGACTGCTCAAGAAGCTGGGGCTCACACCGCGTCGCACCATTCGCGCGGTGGGGTGGACCAACGAAGAGAACGGCATGCGCGGGGGGAACGCGTATCGCGACATGCACAAGCAGGAGCCGCATCAGCTGGCCATCGAAAGCGATGGCGGCGTGTTCAACCCGCTGGGCTTCGGTTTTACCGGCACGCCCGAGGCGCGCAAAGCCATTGAAGCCATTGGCTCACTGCTGGCGCCCATTGGGGCCGGCAAGATTGGCCCCAGTGGTGGTGGCGCCGACATTGGCCCCATCATGGCCACCGGCGTGCCGGGGATGGGGCTCGAAGTGGATGGCAGTCGCTACTTCTGGTTTCACCACACCGACGCGGATACGCCCGACAAGCTGGATCCCACAGAAGTGCAGCGCTGCGTGGCCGTCATGGCGGTGATGGCGTTTATCGCGGCCGATCTGGAGCAGTCGCTACGCTGA
- a CDS encoding aldolase/citrate lyase family protein: MRLPLLLASLLLPAALSAQSSSALTLWKAGSPAFGIFVPSERAPGATDANGKRLPPLYTADGAKALGANPLHDYLFLNLEGAYDVEAVKAMVAGLKASSGHPTLLVRIPTIEAAGAELTRARVKEVLALGAEGVVIPHVRSASEAALAVSFFTDLRANVWSPKNPAGTVIAMLMIEDKGAVAEMQAIAAVPGYSLLSCGIGSLTRDMGGDAPGAETACKNVRDAGAKLGMPSMMTANDKTIGDRLAKGYLGLLMAGTAEQTDAIIRTGRELAKRK; this comes from the coding sequence ATGCGCCTCCCCCTCCTGTTGGCTTCCCTATTGCTGCCTGCCGCCCTTTCGGCGCAGTCCTCATCAGCCCTCACGCTCTGGAAAGCAGGGTCCCCCGCCTTTGGCATCTTCGTGCCCAGCGAGCGGGCCCCCGGCGCCACCGACGCCAATGGCAAACGACTTCCGCCACTCTACACGGCGGATGGCGCCAAGGCGCTCGGCGCCAACCCGCTACACGACTATCTCTTTCTCAATCTGGAAGGCGCCTACGATGTGGAGGCGGTGAAGGCCATGGTGGCCGGGCTCAAGGCCAGCAGCGGACACCCCACGTTGCTGGTGCGCATTCCCACCATTGAGGCGGCCGGCGCCGAACTTACCCGCGCGCGCGTGAAGGAAGTGCTGGCGCTGGGCGCGGAAGGCGTGGTCATTCCGCACGTGCGCAGCGCGAGTGAAGCGGCGCTCGCCGTGAGCTTCTTCACGGACCTCAGGGCGAATGTGTGGTCACCCAAGAACCCCGCGGGCACCGTTATCGCGATGCTCATGATTGAAGACAAGGGCGCGGTGGCCGAGATGCAGGCGATTGCGGCAGTGCCGGGATACAGCCTGTTGTCGTGTGGCATTGGCAGTCTCACGCGCGACATGGGTGGTGATGCCCCGGGCGCGGAAACGGCGTGCAAGAATGTGCGCGACGCCGGTGCAAAGCTGGGGATGCCCAGCATGATGACGGCAAACGACAAAACCATTGGCGATCGTCTCGCCAAGGGCTATCTCGGCTTGCTCATGGCCGGCACCGCCGAACAGACTGATGCGATCATTCGCACGGGTCGTGAACTGGCCAAGCGGAAGTGA
- a CDS encoding DoxX family protein has product MTLWLARLTKPVPVPLAGDVLLLVPRLVCGFMLTVYFGAPKFGLPWSPPENGLGFFEVAFWFPNDVAEFGGLFAQFPNTLAWLGAFAEGVGGVCILLGLLARPFAFLIMCTMLVAIFFQQWQAGYWNMLPATGFVWFSLFTMVLGAGRFSLDALISRERAS; this is encoded by the coding sequence ATGACCCTGTGGCTTGCCCGCCTGACCAAACCTGTTCCCGTGCCGCTGGCCGGGGATGTGCTGTTGCTTGTCCCCCGTCTGGTGTGCGGCTTCATGCTCACGGTGTACTTCGGGGCGCCCAAGTTCGGGCTCCCCTGGTCGCCGCCGGAGAATGGACTGGGATTCTTTGAAGTGGCCTTCTGGTTCCCGAATGACGTGGCGGAGTTTGGCGGCCTGTTCGCGCAATTTCCCAACACGCTCGCCTGGTTGGGCGCCTTTGCCGAGGGGGTGGGTGGTGTCTGCATTCTGCTCGGGCTGCTGGCGCGTCCCTTCGCCTTTCTGATCATGTGCACCATGCTGGTGGCCATCTTTTTCCAGCAATGGCAAGCGGGCTATTGGAACATGCTGCCGGCCACCGGCTTCGTGTGGTTTTCCCTCTTTACCATGGTGTTGGGGGCGGGACGGTTCAGCCTCGATGCGCTGATCTCGCGGGAGCGTGCGTCGTGA
- a CDS encoding NAD(P)H-binding protein, translating into MVGATGTIGRATVQALVQHGHEVVCFVRARNGQAPAIPGATVRTGNVSDAKSVVRDGFCGESFDAVVSCMASRTGGSKDAWAIDHDAQRHVLDAAKAAGVSQFVLLSAICVQKPLLAFQHAKLAFEQALMNSGLTWSIVRPTAFFKSISGQVKRVQQGKPFLLFGNGALTACKPISDGDLAHFLAGCLHNPSWTNRILPIGGPGDAMTLRQQGELLFSLAGKPPQFKSVPVALFDVIVGVFSTLGAIIPPLRDKAEFARIGRYYATESMLLWDPVAQRYDAVATPSFGSDTLADHYARLLRGEVADDRGEHAVF; encoded by the coding sequence ATGGTGGGAGCCACCGGCACCATTGGACGTGCCACGGTGCAGGCACTGGTGCAGCACGGTCACGAGGTGGTTTGCTTTGTGCGTGCCAGGAACGGACAGGCGCCGGCAATCCCTGGAGCCACGGTGCGCACTGGCAATGTGTCCGATGCCAAGAGTGTCGTGCGCGACGGATTCTGCGGTGAGTCGTTTGATGCGGTCGTGAGCTGCATGGCGTCGCGCACCGGCGGTTCCAAGGATGCGTGGGCCATTGATCACGACGCGCAGCGTCATGTGCTGGACGCCGCGAAGGCGGCGGGGGTATCGCAATTCGTGCTGCTGTCGGCCATCTGTGTGCAGAAACCACTGCTGGCGTTTCAGCACGCCAAGTTGGCCTTTGAGCAAGCCCTCATGAACAGCGGACTCACGTGGTCGATCGTGCGTCCCACGGCCTTCTTCAAGAGCATTTCCGGTCAGGTGAAGCGCGTGCAGCAGGGCAAGCCATTTCTGCTCTTCGGGAACGGCGCCCTCACCGCCTGCAAACCCATCAGCGACGGCGATCTCGCGCACTTTCTGGCGGGATGTCTGCACAACCCCAGCTGGACCAATCGCATTCTTCCCATTGGTGGCCCGGGCGACGCGATGACGCTCCGGCAACAAGGGGAGTTGCTCTTCTCGCTGGCCGGCAAACCACCGCAGTTCAAGAGCGTCCCCGTCGCGTTGTTCGACGTGATTGTCGGCGTGTTCAGCACGCTCGGTGCCATCATCCCGCCGCTGCGCGACAAGGCCGAGTTTGCGCGCATTGGTCGCTATTACGCCACCGAATCCATGTTGCTCTGGGATCCGGTAGCCCAGCGATATGATGCCGTAGCCACCCCCTCATTCGGCAGCGATACGCTGGCGGATCATTACGCGCGGCTGTTGCGCGGCGAGGTGGCGGACGATCGAGGGGAGCACGCGGTGTTCTAA
- a CDS encoding amidase, producing MSLSRREALTHFGALLALPLVEWPAWAQLAADPLHGTIAQYQAGRLRGEYTALEITKRALEQCRTRGVQLRAIDLLADSALAEASASDTRWRAKALRGPLDGVPLFAKSIYDMEGLPTTASSAPWAALFPARATRDAVEVARLRAAGAVMLGKTAADDFAYRGNGTSSYTGQVLNPHDNGGRITPGGSSAGSAVVVATAMAFGALGTDDGGSNRIPAQFTGVVGVKPTFGLVPRSGVIPTWPVLDTHGPLARTVADAALLLDVLAGHDKDDGLSLTGRWTRGALQTLDANALRGTRLGFVERHAPRAQMTAECLGILDAAVASCVDAGAIVEAFAPAVDRVTYREQFAAAAKARGDVAPNANAPASTANALRRYFERQGVDAHAAMQRGLASYRAFYDVLPEQWEAMASLAAQPYEHDAASVSFLRSRDAVVAQLARSMQERRLDAMIYPTMPFKAPNASDPWPDVRTPLGYGNWLGLPEISVPAGYGADGLPAGNLSFVGLPGSDAKLFALAHAFEQRQAAFRMAPL from the coding sequence ATGAGTCTTTCCCGACGTGAAGCCCTGACACACTTTGGCGCGCTCCTGGCGCTCCCGCTGGTGGAGTGGCCGGCGTGGGCGCAGCTGGCTGCCGATCCGCTGCACGGGACCATTGCCCAGTATCAGGCCGGTCGCCTACGCGGCGAGTACACCGCGCTCGAGATCACGAAGCGCGCCCTGGAGCAGTGCCGCACCAGAGGCGTTCAACTGCGCGCGATCGATCTCTTGGCCGACAGCGCGTTGGCCGAAGCATCCGCATCGGACACCCGGTGGCGGGCCAAGGCGCTGCGGGGACCGTTGGACGGCGTACCGCTCTTTGCCAAGTCCATCTACGACATGGAAGGGTTGCCCACCACGGCCTCCAGCGCACCGTGGGCGGCACTGTTTCCCGCGCGCGCGACGCGTGATGCCGTGGAAGTGGCTCGGCTGCGCGCGGCGGGTGCCGTCATGCTGGGCAAGACGGCGGCCGATGACTTTGCGTATCGCGGCAACGGCACCTCGAGCTATACCGGCCAGGTGCTGAACCCGCACGACAACGGCGGACGCATAACGCCGGGTGGCTCCAGTGCCGGGTCGGCGGTCGTGGTGGCCACCGCCATGGCGTTTGGCGCGCTGGGCACCGACGACGGCGGCTCCAATCGCATTCCGGCGCAGTTCACCGGCGTGGTGGGAGTGAAGCCTACCTTTGGGCTCGTGCCGCGCAGCGGCGTCATTCCCACCTGGCCGGTGCTGGATACGCACGGGCCGCTCGCCCGCACAGTTGCCGACGCAGCGCTCCTGCTGGATGTGCTGGCCGGTCATGACAAAGATGACGGGCTGTCGTTGACGGGGCGCTGGACCCGTGGGGCGCTGCAGACGCTCGACGCAAACGCGCTGCGAGGCACACGACTGGGCTTCGTGGAGCGGCATGCGCCGCGCGCCCAGATGACGGCCGAGTGTCTGGGGATCCTCGATGCGGCCGTGGCGAGTTGTGTGGACGCCGGCGCGATTGTGGAGGCATTTGCGCCGGCGGTGGACCGTGTGACGTATCGCGAGCAGTTTGCCGCTGCAGCCAAGGCCCGCGGCGATGTGGCGCCAAACGCCAATGCGCCAGCCAGTACCGCCAATGCACTGCGTCGGTACTTCGAACGACAGGGCGTCGATGCCCACGCCGCGATGCAGCGTGGGCTGGCCTCGTATCGGGCGTTTTACGATGTGCTACCCGAGCAGTGGGAGGCCATGGCGTCGCTGGCCGCACAGCCCTACGAACACGATGCGGCATCGGTGAGTTTTTTGCGCTCCCGCGACGCCGTGGTGGCCCAACTCGCGCGCAGCATGCAGGAGCGCCGCCTCGACGCGATGATCTATCCCACCATGCCGTTCAAAGCGCCGAACGCCAGCGACCCGTGGCCCGATGTGCGCACCCCGCTCGGCTACGGCAACTGGCTGGGGCTCCCAGAAATTTCCGTTCCAGCCGGCTACGGCGCCGACGGGCTCCCCGCCGGCAATCTGAGTTTTGTGGGGTTGCCAGGTTCGGATGCGAAGCTGTTCGCCTTGGCGCATGCATTCGAGCAGCGGCAGGCGGCGTTCAGAATGGCGCCTCTTTAA
- the sseA gene encoding 3-mercaptopyruvate sulfurtransferase, with amino-acid sequence MSLLLPTPLVSTDWLAQHLDHAALRIVDASWYLPSAGRAPREEFASGHIPGAVYVDLDALADENALYPHTLAAPDVLAARLGALGIGDDTALVVYDGSGQNFSAPRLWWMVRTMGHANVAVLDGGLPKWTREERLLSVTITSYPAATFTPRLDAARWRDLEAMRATVANGSEQVVDARSLGRFSATEAEPRAGVRGGHMPGAHHVHYATMVQSDGTMLPVEQLRQKFADAGVDINAPIAASCGTGITACAVLLALDVAGATQTALYDGSWTEWGSQPDTPVETGA; translated from the coding sequence ATGTCGCTCCTGCTCCCCACCCCGCTCGTCAGCACGGACTGGCTCGCACAGCACCTCGATCACGCCGCCCTGCGGATTGTGGACGCCAGCTGGTACCTGCCCTCTGCCGGGCGCGCGCCGCGCGAGGAGTTTGCGTCGGGACACATTCCGGGGGCGGTGTACGTCGACCTCGATGCGTTGGCGGATGAGAACGCACTCTACCCGCACACCCTGGCCGCGCCCGATGTGCTGGCGGCCCGGTTGGGCGCGCTGGGCATTGGCGATGACACCGCGCTCGTGGTGTACGACGGTTCGGGACAGAACTTCAGCGCCCCGCGGCTGTGGTGGATGGTGCGCACCATGGGACACGCCAACGTGGCCGTGCTCGACGGCGGTCTCCCCAAGTGGACGCGTGAAGAGCGCCTGCTCTCGGTGACGATCACCAGTTACCCAGCCGCGACGTTCACACCGCGCCTCGATGCCGCACGGTGGCGTGATCTGGAGGCCATGCGTGCCACCGTGGCCAACGGCAGCGAGCAGGTGGTGGACGCGCGCTCCCTGGGACGCTTCAGCGCGACAGAAGCCGAACCGCGCGCCGGCGTGCGTGGCGGCCATATGCCGGGGGCGCATCATGTGCACTACGCCACCATGGTACAGAGCGACGGCACCATGCTACCGGTTGAACAGCTACGTCAGAAGTTTGCCGATGCCGGTGTGGACATCAACGCACCCATTGCCGCCAGCTGCGGCACCGGCATTACCGCCTGCGCCGTGCTGCTGGCCCTCGATGTGGCCGGTGCCACGCAAACGGCGTTGTACGATGGCAGCTGGACCGAGTGGGGGAGTCAGCCCGACACGCCGGTGGAAACCGGCGCCTGA
- a CDS encoding VOC family protein has translation MPPIDAPLLHRPCWFDLSTSDLGAAKSLYSELFGWSYEDMGPAFGHYTMARTPSGRAAAALAPKMPGQEAMPTVWTVYWGTADADETIARITTNGGQVMVPPMDIPGSGRMAIAVDADGAVFGLWQADPFIGAEIEGEHGSMCWSEVNSRNGASNAEFYAKVFDLDVHKLDAPGVVYHTLHPAGGGAPVAGVLQMDEHWEGIPPNWMPYFAVANLEEANAVWAKHGGKTVAGPINSPHGRIMIVQDPQGAYLSYMAG, from the coding sequence ATGCCTCCCATCGACGCCCCGCTGCTCCACCGGCCGTGCTGGTTCGATCTGTCCACCTCAGACCTCGGCGCGGCCAAGTCGCTCTATAGCGAACTCTTCGGCTGGAGCTATGAAGACATGGGGCCCGCGTTCGGGCATTACACCATGGCCCGCACCCCCAGCGGGCGGGCCGCGGCTGCCCTGGCGCCCAAAATGCCGGGACAAGAGGCCATGCCAACGGTGTGGACCGTGTACTGGGGAACCGCCGACGCCGACGAGACCATCGCGCGCATCACCACCAACGGTGGTCAGGTCATGGTGCCACCCATGGACATCCCCGGATCCGGACGCATGGCGATCGCCGTCGATGCGGACGGGGCCGTGTTCGGGCTCTGGCAAGCCGACCCGTTCATCGGCGCGGAGATCGAGGGCGAACACGGCTCCATGTGCTGGAGCGAAGTGAACAGCCGCAATGGCGCGAGCAACGCCGAGTTTTACGCAAAGGTGTTTGACCTCGACGTGCACAAGCTGGACGCGCCCGGCGTGGTCTATCACACGCTCCATCCCGCTGGCGGCGGCGCCCCCGTGGCCGGCGTACTGCAGATGGACGAGCACTGGGAAGGCATTCCGCCCAACTGGATGCCCTACTTCGCCGTGGCCAACCTGGAGGAAGCGAATGCGGTGTGGGCCAAGCACGGCGGCAAGACCGTGGCGGGACCCATCAACTCACCCCACGGCCGCATCATGATCGTGCAGGACCCACAAGGGGCCTACCTCTCCTACATGGCAGGATGA
- a CDS encoding acetamidase/formamidase family protein: MRPHLLATLILGALTTGCASGSQRAIAPFWTPTAAAATHTLRPSPTTVVNGGYDPEAPPVLRMASGDLLDVSTVSTCGTRLLQPGMDTGTVEPAIRAIQAAVTAGTLKRGPGGHVLTGPVYVENAQPGDVLEVRFHRIDLAIPFACNSFSSRSGFIPEDFPNTTRSKIIPLDAQRMIGRFDDERGIEIPLGPFFGSVGVAPPTARGRINSAPPGMHAGNLDNKELTAGTVLYIPVNVAGALLHIGDGHAAQGDGEVDITALETALRGTLQLIVRKDMKLTWPRGETRDHWIAMAADSNLTVAAKIAVREAIVLLGDVYQLPREDAYQLVSTACDVRITQLVDGTMGVHVMIPKKLFTRRR, translated from the coding sequence ATGCGCCCACACCTACTCGCCACACTCATCCTCGGCGCTCTCACCACCGGCTGCGCCTCCGGTTCCCAACGGGCCATCGCGCCGTTCTGGACACCGACGGCGGCGGCCGCCACGCATACGCTGCGACCGTCGCCCACGACGGTGGTGAATGGCGGCTACGATCCCGAGGCGCCGCCGGTGTTGCGCATGGCGTCGGGGGATCTGCTCGATGTGAGCACCGTGTCCACCTGTGGCACGCGTCTGCTGCAACCCGGCATGGATACCGGCACCGTGGAGCCGGCCATTCGGGCCATTCAGGCGGCGGTGACGGCCGGTACGCTCAAGCGTGGACCGGGCGGGCATGTGCTCACCGGTCCGGTGTACGTGGAGAACGCGCAGCCGGGTGATGTACTGGAGGTGCGCTTCCACCGCATTGATCTGGCCATTCCGTTCGCCTGCAACAGCTTCTCGTCGCGCAGCGGATTCATTCCGGAAGATTTTCCAAACACCACGCGCTCAAAGATCATTCCGCTGGATGCCCAGCGCATGATTGGCCGCTTTGACGACGAGCGCGGCATCGAGATTCCGCTGGGTCCGTTCTTCGGCAGCGTGGGTGTGGCGCCGCCAACTGCCCGCGGGCGCATCAACAGCGCGCCGCCGGGCATGCACGCCGGGAATCTGGACAACAAGGAACTCACCGCCGGCACGGTGCTGTACATCCCGGTGAATGTGGCCGGGGCGCTGCTGCACATTGGCGACGGACACGCCGCGCAGGGTGACGGCGAAGTGGATATCACCGCGCTCGAAACGGCGCTGCGTGGCACGCTGCAGCTCATCGTGCGCAAGGACATGAAGCTCACCTGGCCCCGCGGCGAAACGCGCGACCACTGGATAGCCATGGCCGCCGACAGCAATCTCACCGTTGCCGCCAAAATCGCGGTGCGTGAAGCGATCGTGCTGCTGGGCGATGTGTACCAGCTCCCGCGCGAAGATGCGTATCAGCTGGTCAGCACCGCTTGCGATGTGCGCATCACGCAACTCGTGGACGGCACCATGGGGGTACACGTGATGATTCCGAAGAAGCTGTTCACTCGGCGTCGGTGA
- the argG gene encoding argininosuccinate synthase, with product MANILQHLPAGEKVGIAFSGGLDTSAALHWMREKGAIPYAYTANLGQPDETDYDEIPRKAMAYGAEKARLIECRSQLVAEGLAALQCGAFHISTAGQTYFNTTPLGRAVTGTMLVAAMREDDVNIWGDGSTFKGNDIERFYRYGLLTNPNLRVYKPWLDQQFIDELGGRTEMAEYLIKSGFEYKMSVEKAYSTDSNILGATHEAKDLEFLNKGMHIVQPIMGVAFWRDEVEVKRETVTIRFVEGYPVAINGQEFGSALELFTEANVIGGRHGLGMTDQIENRIIEAKSRGIYEAPGLALLFIAYERLVTGIHNEDTIEQYRLNGKKLGRLLYQGRWLDPQSLMLRESAQRWVARAVTGEVTIELRCGNDYSIMDTSSPNLTYKPERLTMEKGQEYFSPLDRIGQLTMRNLDIVDTRDKLAIYSATGLLQSSATNGVPQLRSGSDE from the coding sequence GTGGCCAACATTCTTCAGCACCTTCCTGCCGGCGAAAAGGTCGGCATTGCCTTCTCCGGCGGTCTCGATACCAGCGCGGCGCTGCATTGGATGCGCGAAAAGGGCGCCATTCCGTATGCGTACACCGCCAACCTCGGCCAGCCCGACGAAACGGACTACGACGAGATTCCGCGCAAGGCGATGGCGTACGGCGCCGAGAAGGCCCGGTTGATTGAATGCCGGTCGCAGCTGGTGGCCGAAGGGCTGGCCGCGCTGCAGTGCGGCGCGTTCCACATCAGCACGGCGGGGCAGACGTACTTCAACACCACGCCGCTGGGTCGGGCCGTGACTGGCACGATGCTGGTGGCGGCGATGCGCGAAGATGATGTAAACATCTGGGGCGATGGCAGCACGTTCAAGGGCAACGACATTGAGCGGTTCTATCGCTACGGGTTGCTCACCAACCCCAATCTGCGGGTGTACAAGCCGTGGCTGGATCAGCAGTTCATCGACGAACTGGGCGGCCGCACGGAGATGGCGGAGTACCTCATCAAGTCGGGCTTCGAGTACAAGATGTCGGTGGAGAAGGCCTATTCCACCGACTCCAACATTCTGGGCGCGACGCACGAAGCGAAGGACCTCGAGTTCCTGAACAAGGGGATGCACATCGTGCAACCCATCATGGGTGTGGCGTTCTGGCGTGATGAGGTGGAGGTCAAGCGCGAGACCGTGACCATCCGCTTCGTGGAAGGGTATCCGGTGGCCATCAATGGCCAGGAGTTCGGCAGCGCGCTCGAGCTGTTCACCGAAGCCAACGTGATTGGTGGCCGTCACGGGCTGGGGATGACCGACCAGATTGAGAATCGCATCATTGAAGCGAAGAGCCGTGGCATTTACGAGGCGCCGGGGCTCGCGCTGCTGTTCATTGCGTACGAGCGGCTGGTGACGGGCATTCACAACGAAGACACCATCGAGCAGTACCGCCTGAACGGCAAGAAGCTCGGCCGGTTGCTGTATCAGGGGCGCTGGCTCGACCCGCAGTCGCTCATGCTGCGTGAGAGCGCGCAGCGGTGGGTGGCGCGCGCCGTCACGGGTGAAGTGACCATCGAACTGCGCTGTGGCAACGACTACTCCATCATGGACACGTCGAGTCCGAACCTGACGTACAAGCCCGAGCGTCTCACGATGGAGAAGGGGCAGGAATACTTCTCGCCGCTCGATCGCATTGGGCAGCTCACGATGCGCAACCTCGACATCGTGGACACCCGCGACAAGCTCGCCATCTACTCGGCGACGGGACTGCTCCAGTCTTCGGCCACCAACGGCGTGCCGCAACTGCGGAGTGGAAGCGACGAATAA
- a CDS encoding peptidylprolyl isomerase, whose product MLTESTHGARRALVTVGLIMAVLGGAAACGAPAEQRRPVDSTAKVQAAPVIPPPQSPAVASPARFTVRVETSKGPFVVEVTRDLAPHSADRFYELVTNGYFADVRFFRLVPGFVVQFGVHGDPAVNAVWDTATIADDVMRTSNRKGTLAFAANGPHSRSTQLFISTGENGRKLDGQRLFTPFGRVVQGMDVVEKLNAEYGEEPNAIRAVRQGNRYLTRWFPALDYIVRATVLSDSSASTISPVS is encoded by the coding sequence ATGCTGACTGAGAGTACGCATGGCGCGAGACGGGCGCTGGTAACGGTAGGGCTGATCATGGCCGTGCTGGGCGGTGCCGCGGCTTGCGGTGCGCCCGCCGAGCAACGGCGTCCGGTCGATAGTACCGCCAAAGTGCAGGCGGCGCCCGTGATTCCACCGCCGCAGTCGCCAGCAGTGGCGAGTCCGGCCCGCTTTACCGTGCGCGTTGAAACGAGCAAAGGCCCGTTTGTGGTGGAGGTCACCCGCGATCTCGCGCCGCATTCGGCCGATCGCTTTTATGAGCTGGTGACCAACGGCTATTTCGCCGACGTGCGTTTCTTTCGACTCGTCCCCGGCTTTGTGGTGCAATTTGGCGTGCACGGCGATCCGGCGGTGAATGCGGTGTGGGATACGGCCACCATTGCCGACGACGTGATGCGCACCAGCAATCGCAAGGGCACGCTGGCCTTCGCGGCCAACGGTCCACACTCGCGCTCCACGCAGCTGTTCATCAGCACCGGTGAGAACGGGCGCAAGTTGGACGGACAACGCCTGTTCACCCCCTTTGGCCGCGTGGTGCAGGGGATGGATGTGGTGGAAAAGCTCAACGCCGAGTATGGTGAGGAGCCGAATGCCATTCGCGCGGTGCGGCAGGGGAATCGTTATCTCACCCGCTGGTTTCCCGCGCTCGATTATATCGTGCGCGCCACTGTGCTTTCCGACAGCAGTGCTTCCACCATTTCACCCGTTTCTTGA